In Candidatus Sulfurimonas marisnigri, a single genomic region encodes these proteins:
- the pgsA gene encoding CDP-diacylglycerol--glycerol-3-phosphate 3-phosphatidyltransferase, whose amino-acid sequence MLNLPNALASLRILIAPLMFWIILNPDFFTGSGYDITWNYYTASLLFVLASITDFFDGYIAREWNQMTMLGAILDPLADKMLTLAAFLALMMIGEASAWAIYIIIVRELFITGIRTVAVSEGLSVKASWAGKIKTVIQMIAIGFLLMHWPFATELLWFAVALTLYSGFEYLYGFKQAIIKGKNQ is encoded by the coding sequence TTGCTTAATCTTCCAAATGCCTTGGCATCACTTCGCATATTAATTGCACCATTGATGTTTTGGATAATCTTAAATCCAGATTTTTTCACAGGCTCTGGTTATGATATTACATGGAACTATTATACGGCTTCTCTTTTGTTTGTGCTAGCTAGTATTACAGATTTTTTTGATGGCTACATAGCTAGAGAATGGAATCAGATGACTATGCTTGGTGCCATTTTAGATCCTCTTGCTGATAAGATGCTTACTCTTGCTGCATTTCTAGCTCTAATGATGATTGGTGAGGCTTCTGCCTGGGCAATTTATATAATTATAGTTCGTGAACTTTTCATCACTGGAATTCGTACTGTTGCGGTTAGTGAAGGATTAAGCGTTAAAGCTTCGTGGGCTGGAAAAATAAAAACAGTTATACAGATGATTGCCATTGGTTTTTTACTAATGCACTGGCCTTTTGCGACTGAGCTTTTATGGTTTGCGGTAGCTCTTACTCTATACTCAGGATTTGAATATCTTTATGGGTTTAAACAAGCAATTATAAAAGGTAAAAATCAATGA
- a CDS encoding EAL domain-containing protein, producing the protein MELNKNTIESKSFTITSPNEVFNILENLKNLKKNNIIIHIVSFSSNSQLLQNLNNEINTVVPQAKIVFLRHNEKSKICLNVYTLQEDTETKDFSDEIFSKLYGDNTNKSSEIIKYRDKLLSRYFTDHLTNLPNVYQLRGDLEQNENFTLIIFNIDNFQTINNFYGYLIGDYVIENVAKYLQKNIPEYDIYKLSGDEFALVINKHMFFYDLKEHLNNLYNRLKDIVVKYQGTNIYINITLASSVNGDNTNIFSKVSMALRHAKEIRAHFWIYEDKMDFENNYEKKLQLSDVVREAVSNFRVVPYYQAIIDTKTSKIMKYECLARLIDINGKVLSPLDFIPIAKKIKNYHIVTKTIIDKSFATFEILDFEFTINLSIEDIIDKEMFIFIMDKLKNSKVSNKVTFEILESDAIDDFKKVERFICEVKRYGAKIAIDDFGSGYSNFSYLTKMSADFIKIDGSLVKEIDTDRNSLLVVETIVEFAKKLGIKTIAEYVHSRVIMDRVKELGVDFSQGYYIDEPSLLA; encoded by the coding sequence GTGGAACTAAACAAAAACACTATAGAAAGTAAAAGTTTTACTATTACATCTCCAAATGAAGTTTTTAATATTTTAGAAAATTTAAAAAATTTAAAAAAAAATAACATTATTATTCATATAGTATCTTTTTCAAGTAATTCACAATTGCTTCAAAATTTAAATAATGAAATAAATACTGTAGTTCCACAAGCAAAGATAGTTTTTCTGAGGCACAACGAAAAATCTAAAATATGCCTAAACGTTTATACTTTGCAAGAAGATACAGAAACTAAAGATTTCAGTGATGAGATATTTAGCAAGCTGTATGGAGACAACACAAATAAAAGTAGTGAAATAATAAAATACAGAGACAAGCTTCTTAGCAGATATTTCACTGATCACTTAACAAACCTTCCAAATGTATATCAATTAAGAGGTGATTTAGAGCAAAATGAAAATTTTACATTAATTATATTCAACATAGATAATTTTCAAACAATCAATAATTTTTATGGTTATTTAATTGGAGATTATGTAATTGAAAATGTTGCCAAATATCTTCAAAAAAACATACCTGAGTATGATATTTATAAACTATCTGGTGATGAGTTTGCACTTGTCATAAACAAACACATGTTTTTTTATGACTTAAAAGAGCACCTAAATAACCTTTACAACCGTTTGAAAGATATTGTTGTTAAATATCAAGGTACTAATATATATATTAATATCACCCTTGCATCATCCGTAAATGGAGATAATACAAATATATTTTCCAAAGTATCAATGGCACTAAGGCATGCAAAAGAGATTCGTGCCCACTTTTGGATATATGAAGATAAAATGGATTTTGAAAACAACTATGAAAAAAAACTTCAGTTATCAGATGTGGTAAGAGAGGCTGTTAGTAATTTTAGGGTTGTTCCATATTATCAAGCTATTATTGATACTAAAACTTCTAAAATCATGAAATATGAATGTCTCGCAAGACTTATAGACATTAATGGAAAAGTATTGTCACCATTAGACTTTATACCTATAGCAAAGAAGATAAAAAACTACCATATAGTTACAAAAACAATAATTGACAAATCATTTGCTACATTTGAAATTCTTGATTTTGAATTTACAATAAACTTATCAATAGAAGATATTATAGACAAAGAAATGTTTATATTTATTATGGATAAACTGAAAAATTCAAAAGTATCAAATAAAGTTACATTTGAAATACTTGAATCAGATGCAATAGATGACTTTAAGAAAGTTGAACGCTTTATTTGTGAAGTAAAAAGATATGGCGCTAAAATAGCTATAGATGACTTTGGAAGTGGTTATTCCAACTTCTCATACTTAACCAAGATGAGTGCCGACTTTATAAAAATAGACGGCTCTCTTGTTAAAGAGATTGACACAGATAGAAACTCTCTTTTGGTTGTTGAAACTATAGTTGAGTTCGCCAAAAAACTGGGGATTAAAACTATAGCAGAGTATGTTCATTCGCGAGTCATCATGGATAGAGTTAAAGAACTAGGTGTTGATTTCTCTCAAGGTTATTATATAGATGAGCCATCTTTGTTGGCTTAA
- a CDS encoding class II SORL domain-containing protein has translation MPKINKYVDIDTVEREAKKDLIDRHSPFIHCEGKAKAGEMFSITVKMGNEYTHPDDFDHYIANMSLFNGETLLARADFTPGALGNIKSHAQVTFNIIPTGKKLKLTAQAYCTKHGIWESTETEVEVTE, from the coding sequence ATGCCAAAGATAAATAAGTATGTAGATATTGATACTGTAGAACGTGAAGCTAAAAAAGACCTAATTGACCGTCACTCTCCATTCATTCACTGTGAAGGTAAGGCTAAAGCTGGTGAGATGTTCTCTATAACTGTAAAAATGGGTAATGAATATACTCACCCTGATGATTTCGATCACTATATTGCTAACATGTCACTTTTTAATGGTGAAACACTTCTTGCTCGTGCTGACTTTACACCTGGTGCTCTTGGAAATATAAAATCTCATGCACAAGTTACATTTAACATTATTCCAACTGGTAAAAAACTTAAACTTACTGCTCAAGCATACTGTACTAAGCACGGTATTTGGGAATCAACTGAAACAGAAGTTGAAGTAACTGAATAA